The sequence taactaaattttgcATCATGGCTGACGATGAGATGCTGAAAGCGAAGCTGGCCAAGCCAGGAGATGACACGATATTTGGTAAAATCGTTCGTGGGGAAATACCGACCACTTTCTTATATGAAGATGATAAATGTGTTGCTTTCAATGATGTGAATCCTCAAGCACCGATGCATATTCTTGTGGTTCCTCGTAAACCCATCATTCAACTGAGTGTGGCTGAAGATGGAGATGCTGAATTAATCGGTCATTTGCTGCTTGTGGCCAAAAAAGTTGCAAAAGAAAAAGGCCTGTGTAATGGTTTTCGAATTGTTATTAACGACGGTCCGGAAGGTGGGCAGTCAGTCTATCATCTACATGTTCATGTTTTGGGTGGACGATCTCTTCGTTGGCCACCTGGCTAATCAAAACGATTTGTTTACATAAATGACGACAGCATGCTCAGTTATTCTGCTTTGTGAATTCTGATGGAAGTCAATTACTCAATAAAAATCCCATTTTGTACttattccttgatttttttttcttttggagtaAATTTTGCATTGCTAGGAAAGTGAGTGATGAAGTGTTTACATCTACAATTCATTGATATACTAAACTGtctaattcattaatttaacgTCTGTAATTTATTAgtcatagatattttaatttagaacttACGCTATTGGTTATGTGCATGTATGAAGGAATTTCTCTCGCCTTATTtacaaaatggaatttaatttcccatttgtgcagtaaagttcATTTCTTGCTAATTGTTGTTACACTGCGAGCTTCCCTCAGCAggctatatattaaataaaattccatatgtACTGtctaaatgtaatatttcaattattattcttaagGGTAATGATTATTGTGATATAACTAACAGACCTTATACATGAAAGTACTGCATGCATTTATTGATAATTCTGTCTCCATTTTTAAACCTTTTGcttccatattttaaatagtaacagcaaaaagtatttgataaaagtattcatcatttttataaaatgggaaatcataatatattatttatattattggagTTTTATTGGTGTATTCaatcatatttaaaagtatttctatagCTGATTTAAttatgagaataaaatttctaatgaccCTGAGTTATGACATTAATTGTgttgttactttttaatatattatagaataaaaaatagttatttttgtaaaatacacacaaaaaaaaaaaaaaaattgtacttttatgaATTTCTAGCCATTTTTGATGACCAGTTTGTAATTTCAGAATATTGGCTTTTCTGCCTGCCATTAATATGAAATGCTAATATTAAcaatttcaccttgttattttgataagattttatataaaattaatggaatCAGTCTATTACAAATTGCTACATGTgcaaattagaatatatatactaataaatcaaaacaaataaaaaaagctatttcattattaatgttacattttttttatcttattgcaATTGAATGGGttgatagataaattaaattagtttgaattttatgataactataaaaatatagctGGAGATCATGgtcaaattaaattctaaaaaaagtattaaaactataGAAGTTATTGtgtagaaattaaatatgtataattaaaaaggttattttttttataactaagatattgtaaagataattttttgaaatattttcagaagatattGCTGGCAAATgttaaaatcaatgttttaactttgaaatattgACAAATCTTGAGGAGAATATGTgctaaatttacatcaaatttaaacaaaaattgtagatttgtaaaATACAGGTTTTAGATaaagacatttatttcatttattattacatacaCAAATTGTACTTCATTACTAACATTGTGTATCTGAGAAAGggcaaatacaaattaatgaaatCCTAATTCTATCGATATATTAGATACTTGAAgcctttattttcaaatctgaattttacgattctttgtttgtttttagttattagtaacacaaataaaattatattaaaaactctctcattaatatttattaaataagatgttcaacttttcactatttctagttatatatatttgaaatttaattactgtaCAGTAGTTAATAATCAAttacaagattaatttttttactgcacatgttttaattattattcatatatattattttatttaaacttcctAGTTAACACACACAATATCTGGTTTTGATCATTTCTAGGCAGAActaatttttcttgaatgaattataaattttttttttcagattctcaattattatgttttatataacgAGATAAAACATgttaatatatatcatattatttgtTAGAGTTTTCTCAATTCACAGTTATAATTAACTCAAATTCTTCACTAATGATGCTCTTCAAATAAGTTcactttgtaattttataaaatttgtttaatttttgtcttGTATCAAGATTCAATAAGAAAGTAAATGACATTATTATCAAATGttagtttttttacttttaaaatatttttttgtttcatcttaTTATAAGTGTAGTTTAATTTATGCAGGGCAATTAATGCTGAAGCTACATAAGAAGTTGATTGATAATTACGAAAGCATGCTTAAAATTCCACATAAATGACATGCTTTATTggtgaattgaattaaaatatttatgatcatTTGAATTAATGTCTAAATCTGAAGggtgtttataatttaatataacagaTAATGGCAatgatgttaatttaaaaaaaattaaactgttgtattacttttaatttgtggcttatattaatttgaaaaatgttggtgaataaagtattttatttgataaagttatatatatatatattaggaatatgaaatatatatatattagaaatattttattttattctgtttattattataatatctttgCCGTTAGTTTTTTTGCTACAAAATATGTGGTATATTGTTAGCTTAAATTTATTTGGTAATTCTTatagataaattatattcttacaattttttaaaactattttgtagATTGTCtgacaaataattgaaaacttaattgtttattaatatttatctgtttttcCATCCAACGTtggattttacatttaaaaaaatcaagtttgtaTTGTAATTGTTTGATTCGctgttattgaattttgaatcttgACTTTAGTAATTGTATATATGGGTTATAAATTGGTATTCAAGGTTGAAAGTAATGTATACACATACTTGCTAATGTAGGCTTAATACAAGattgttataaaatgtctgaTAGTAAATCTTATCTTTAAATCAACCTTCTGTAAAGAATAAacttcatatttcattattttatactaatagaaaaaaatctatataattaaaaaaaataaaagttcagcCGAATAACATATCATAAaagctcttctttttttttaatttctcaattatttttcattaaaatttaaggaatataaaatatgtttaaataataagtttaatcatttctttaataaatagaaattaatagcATATGTCTACaataatttgaagttataaaagtCACTTTTATCTTTGAATAGAAACATCTGACATGTGAAACTACCTTTATTCTTTGTcatcaaattctttaaaagaatgttgtgcattataactttaaatatatctCAGAAAAATAGATGTactaacttttaaaatcaaagtcTCGCAACTGTTATGGAAAGTTAGTTTCAAATATGTTTAGTTATAAGATTTTCAACAGCTTTCTAAATTTACTTTGAtcaagttgtaaaaaaaaaaaaaaaaatgataaatacgtaaaaaaattaaactgtaaaattgttaattgtaattattttaataaatcttttagtaATGTACTAATATATATTCACtgttaaatatgatataaaacatcagccttgatatttttaaattctacaagTATCAGTGTGAGTTTTatgatggagggggggggggctctttttGCTACTTAATCCGAATTATTGtaacttgataaatttttaaatttgattttcatgtcATGCCTGCATCTGGTTTGATTGTAGCAGCTGTTGCATTTTGCGCATGATTAAATTTTTCGAATGGAAGGGAACGTtctgctttgaaaatattattctaagaatatttttaaaaagtcaaagcAACATTGGGAAAAGCttgcagttattgaaaaatttgataaaacaataaaattgaatttcattacaattcctataaataattttgatatttcaaatatatatatatatatgtaatattatttttgtgaagtaGAATgtagtttgaagacaatgaagatacttttaatttcgtgacgtcgttttatttcattttgaagaagcaagcatatgtacaagcgacaagcacacagaaaggaatgagggaagagctttCGGagattttatccctggtcttatataacctatgattttgatagggaaaaaatttcttcacagtgctaatgtattatgagatttcgatagggattttcattacaggcgccgagaaggtaggggaaacaaagggagattttaaaaaagaatttgcttgatcagcggtatgttatctcttcacgcgtagtgtgggaaagttagattttagctgattcaacaatttaacaaagcttctcttgaattaattaagtagagacagtggaattggatcacgaaataagagaatattttagaatgaagttactatgaaaattaattaaattgaaattagagttaaaatatatatatatatatatatatatatatatatatatatatatatatatgaaagcattattttatgttaagcaGGATGCAGTTGAAGACAGTGGAAAggctttcgatttcgtgacgtcgttttatttcattttggagaagcaggcatatgtacaagcgatgagcacacacacAACTCAGagaagaatgagaaaaaagctgtttgacattttatccctggttttatataacctgagaaattgatagggaaaatgtctcttcatagtactaatataaaatgagatttcgatagggattttcgctacacatgtcgacgaggtaagggaaaatacagggatcttttaaaaaagaatttgtcatgtcagcggtattttgtccttTCACTCTTAATGTGGGAatgttaggcttttagccgattcagcaattttaaagctctcttgaattaattaagtagagaaagtggaattggatcacgaaataagagaataaacttactatgggctaaattaagataaaacgttgtaaattaattagaattgaaatcagagttaaaaatattacatatatatatatatatatatatatatatatatatatatatatatatatatatatatatatatatatatatatatttgtatcttACATAGTGtaaaaattttgtgataataatAAGCTACATATTTATTGTGAAAGAcattcaagtttttatttaatttaaaattaaattaaaattttgtacctTTGCTCACTTATTGAGACGCaactaaataccaaatttgatttctgTAAGTGTATCTGTAGAGTTTTGCATCAAACActtgtttgtataatttttaaattgtgaaagttACAGAAAATATACCGACCTGAATTTATTGCGAAAGAAATCTAGAATATGAAACATGGCATaagcaaagcttttttttttttctttttgcataaagTATCtctgaaaaatcttaaattattattagtgatattttataaataattataacatgtAGTGcagaaaaagtagaatttaatttttctggagAGGAAGCAGTTATATAATGTCATATATTATTTTGTAGCTGgtatataaaatcaaagaattaggaggaaaaaaaaagtaaaattttattttgtgcaattGTATATTACACTTTGTAATATACAACTGTACGATTCATTCCCATAGCCAAATACAaacaaatttgacataaaattgcattgattttatcaagattagtaaaatattatttaaattacacacatgcatttttttttttttcatatggtgTTTCAAGCgggagaggagggggggggggtgaggaaTTCTCCAGTATTGCAATGCCTATTGGTAAAATCGACCCTGAACCCCTATTCTTCATTACTACAAATACAACAAGACtgagttatttatttcaaatgttaatcTATTTCCATTTCTCACGCTAACTAAGATAATTTAGCTCTAGCCAATCCAATGGCACTAATGGTCATCCCATTTTTCTTATGAGCTACAGAAAAGAAGCTTTCGTGGCCTTAGGCGATTAAGGTTACCATTTCATATGGCCATCAATGCTGCCCTACAAAGATGAGCATGCCCGATTGGGGGATCCCTCCGTAAATGAAACTTTCTCACAACTTTCTCTTGCCATTGAAACGTCCATCAGATCGCAACCTCTGATGAACTCGGCTTCCGCTCTTCTGGGTCAGAGTTTCTCGTATTATGAACCAATCATTCCGTTTCTTTTTGTCTGGTTTATCATTGATCTAGGAGGGAAAGCTGAACCGATCATcggggaaaaaaataactaaggaaCGAGGATTTTTAAGTCAGGATGGAAACCTTTTGCTTTTCGGATCGCTTATCATGCTATTTGGTGTTTTGTAAATTGCAGTGATGGAGCTAATTCATTGGATGCTGTGATACacataaattgttttttctttctaataattctttaaatttttctattttattgtgtCTATAGGCGAACATCATACAAAGGCTTTACAAATTTATCCTTTCCAATTCTTagatttctcacttttttttttttatttttttataaaaacacagAAACTTAAAGAGATTCGAGCTTTCGGTTCAAAATATCATTGCATGAATGTAAATGCCAATAACCATAGCACGAATCGAAGAGTTCGTTGGAAGCTGACAATTAAACAAAcgtttctaaaaacaaaatacttttttttgtgtgaaatcgatagttagttttctttaaataaataaaaacaacctATTGAAACATTAGAACTATAACAATATatgaaactatttgaattttgtcttgaaataattagtttaattaataataatccgATTTATTTgtgaacttaattattttatttaattatttattcaattaattaatttctatttaatgcaattaataattgccttttaattctttgcattcccttaaatcatcttaaaatccTATTTAATAAGAACTTGGGCCTCTTTTTATCCATTAATGCAGAACAAATGCTTTGCTCTCAATCCCACTTACGATATgctaaaaaagaattacaaatatttacatcgTTAACCCGATATtgtcttcatttttataatactttccgTTTTTAGAAATAATCTCGGTAGGCTAACTCTTATGAGTAGTGATATGGTTAATGGTGTTTATAAGATTATCTTATATCACGATTAGATTATCTTATAAACACTACTACAAAGAATTCGTGTGTTGTTCTAATGGTTTTATTAACGTTAAAATTCGTCATATAAAGATAGACGAATTGATTCGCCTATctttaaatgacttttaaaaatttattcttagttatctatacttatatataaagctcaatgtgtgtgtgtgtgttggcgctctacagaaaagaccatttgacctacagctatcaaatttggtacatgtataccttgaagatcgggaatgtgcacctggggtccctttttttgaattttgaattagaattttaattattaattaaaaattaactttcccgccaaaaaaatctttttcattttccccaccgccaaatgagtaagggttcagtttttttcccaacagtaatgaggctaggcttaagatttttcggctgattatttcaaacgattctgtttattttcttaatgtttgatacatttaaaattaaacattgttaattaatcgatctctcagattcattctgatgtacttttaaattaaaataaaacagaaaaaaggaaattaaaaatttctaatctgcatagctttatcccaaatggcgtagaaaaattcatgcatttgtttTACCGTatctggcgttgaaaattcacgcatgcgcatgttgacatgacaaccattatcaacggatgatttaaattatttttagattagttgcatgcttttgtaattaaagtgtatttatgttagttatatattttttgtatatgcttatagttttaagtccatcgtttttcaagtagttttttttaacctgttttcaaccgattattttaaacgattcgttttattttcttagagtttgatgcatttaaaattaaacattgttaatgaatcgttctggtcatgatgaatctgagaaaattttgttgacaaattcttgaaatattacataaatattctttagtgcccataa comes from Argiope bruennichi chromosome 2, qqArgBrue1.1, whole genome shotgun sequence and encodes:
- the LOC129955266 gene encoding adenosine 5'-monophosphoramidase HINT1-like, which codes for MADDEMLKAKLAKPGDDTIFGKIVRGEIPTTFLYEDDKCVAFNDVNPQAPMHILVVPRKPIIQLSVAEDGDAELIGHLLLVAKKVAKEKGLCNGFRIVINDGPEGGQSVYHLHVHVLGGRSLRWPPG